From the Methanooceanicella nereidis genome, one window contains:
- a CDS encoding S8 family peptidase: MLMATVLMVNASTPIFNTAGEQGPATYIVGFTDNNGLAGIMDDQMTAFVTENDANIIYKYESINAIAITVPNKQAAEKLKSLKNVRYVEKEKTFHVCLDSATKIVEATKAWESKYTGKGVKIAVVDTGIDGNHPDLKGKIVGWKDCVQNKNTPYDDFGHGTHCAGIIAGTGAGSGGKYKGVAPEAELIGVKVLGKDGSGSESQIIAGIEYAMNSDAKIISMSLGSDQHSQAICDAVSKAVQKGKIVVVAAGNSGPRGGTIGCPADNKDALTVGATDKSDNIASFSSRGPARGGIAKPDVCAPGKDIISARAAGTNDQKAIDKNYVSMSGTSMACPMVSGAVALLVQKDPSLTPAKAKEVLTKSAKRLGQGVPNNDYGFGRINITAAMDYMDGKFKPEPVPSPTPTPTPTPTPTPTPGYPGNPGYPNPGNPSPGYPNPGYPYPGQPNPGYPYPGQPNPGYPQPGYPYPGQPYPGYPQPGYPYPGQPSPGYPGYPYPGYPYPGYNK; the protein is encoded by the coding sequence ATGCTGATGGCTACAGTGCTCATGGTTAACGCGAGCACCCCTATCTTCAATACTGCCGGTGAGCAGGGCCCGGCCACCTACATAGTAGGATTTACCGATAATAATGGTCTGGCAGGCATCATGGACGACCAGATGACGGCGTTCGTGACTGAGAATGATGCCAATATCATCTATAAATATGAATCTATTAATGCAATAGCTATCACAGTGCCGAACAAACAGGCAGCTGAAAAATTAAAGTCATTAAAGAACGTGAGATACGTCGAAAAAGAGAAGACTTTCCACGTATGCCTTGACAGCGCTACTAAGATAGTCGAAGCGACAAAGGCATGGGAATCTAAGTATACTGGCAAAGGAGTTAAAATTGCCGTTGTTGACACAGGCATTGACGGAAACCATCCCGACCTCAAGGGTAAAATAGTCGGATGGAAAGACTGTGTCCAGAACAAGAACACCCCTTACGATGACTTCGGTCACGGCACTCACTGCGCCGGCATAATTGCAGGAACTGGCGCAGGGTCTGGCGGCAAGTACAAGGGAGTAGCCCCCGAAGCAGAGCTCATAGGCGTTAAAGTATTAGGCAAGGATGGATCTGGAAGCGAGTCGCAGATCATCGCTGGTATCGAGTATGCGATGAACTCTGACGCGAAGATCATATCGATGTCACTCGGCTCCGATCAGCACTCACAGGCAATATGCGATGCTGTCTCCAAGGCAGTCCAGAAGGGTAAGATCGTAGTAGTAGCCGCCGGTAACAGCGGACCGAGAGGCGGTACTATCGGATGCCCCGCGGACAATAAGGATGCATTGACCGTAGGCGCGACCGACAAGAGCGACAACATAGCGTCGTTCAGTTCGAGGGGCCCCGCAAGAGGCGGCATAGCAAAGCCCGATGTCTGCGCACCCGGTAAAGACATAATATCTGCAAGGGCAGCAGGCACCAACGACCAGAAGGCTATAGATAAGAACTACGTATCCATGAGCGGTACATCAATGGCATGCCCGATGGTTTCCGGCGCGGTAGCATTACTCGTCCAGAAGGACCCGTCACTGACACCCGCGAAGGCAAAAGAGGTCCTCACCAAGTCGGCAAAGCGCCTGGGTCAGGGAGTACCCAACAATGACTACGGCTTCGGCAGGATCAACATAACCGCAGCCATGGACTACATGGACGGTAAGTTCAAGCCCGAGCCAGTACCTTCACCGACTCCGACACCAACACCGACTCCGACACCAACACCGACACCGGGATACCCAGGAAACCCGGGATACCCGAACCCTGGCAACCCGAGCCCGGGATACCCGAACCCTGGATACCCATACCCTGGACAGCCAAATCCGGGATACCCATACCCTGGACAGCCTAACCCCGGATACCCGCAGCCAGGATACCCATATCCGGGCCAGCCATATCCAGGATACCCGCAGCCAGGATACCCGTACCCGGGACAGCCGAGCCCCGGATACCCCGGATACCCGTACCCGGGCTATCCATACCCCGGATATAATAAATAA